A section of the Methanococcus voltae genome encodes:
- a CDS encoding metallophosphoesterase, which yields MQEIANFYRDLDLNFDKNALIDSRNKTVAVSDLHIGLEEQFKRKGVLFPLHEKTVIINRIVYLLDKYRPKKFIMVGDILHHFNKIPYKTYDVMYEILKLIHNEYKDTKLILVRGNHDIMIDYVLNECLNRFNDEINEKNAELKKKMKDKGDGIYQEYSKLEDSDLYEIYEYYKVDGLLYYHGHKILNQENLNFKSDITLMVMGHEHPVLELNNHRFPSYLHIADYSTYFENNKENNDNDNDNKNYKNHDLKNILVLPSFSNIPSGVKINELFGNFLSPYLKELKSESFKEKIYPIIKEKEIMYFPNLKEIEDYIQ from the coding sequence ATGCAGGAAATAGCCAATTTTTACAGAGATTTAGATTTAAATTTTGATAAGAATGCTTTGATAGATTCTAGAAACAAAACTGTGGCAGTTTCTGATTTGCACATCGGATTAGAAGAGCAATTTAAAAGAAAGGGTGTATTATTTCCATTGCACGAAAAAACCGTTATAATTAATAGAATTGTTTATTTATTAGATAAATATCGACCTAAAAAATTTATAATGGTTGGAGATATTTTACATCATTTTAATAAAATACCTTACAAGACTTACGATGTAATGTATGAAATATTGAAATTAATACATAACGAGTATAAAGATACCAAATTAATATTAGTTAGGGGTAATCACGATATAATGATTGATTATGTATTAAATGAATGTTTAAATAGGTTTAATGATGAAATAAATGAGAAAAATGCAGAATTGAAGAAAAAAATGAAGGATAAAGGCGATGGAATTTATCAAGAATATTCAAAGCTTGAAGATAGTGATCTGTATGAAATATACGAATATTACAAGGTAGATGGTTTACTTTATTATCATGGTCATAAAATACTAAACCAAGAAAATTTAAATTTCAAATCAGATATAACCTTAATGGTTATGGGGCATGAACACCCGGTTTTAGAATTAAATAATCACAGATTTCCAAGTTATTTACATATTGCAGATTATAGTACTTATTTTGAAAATAATAAAGAAAATAATGATAATGATAATGATAATAAAAATTATAAAAATCATGATTTAAAAAATATTTTAGTATTACCCTCATTTTCAAATATACCTTCGGGAGTAAAAATAAATGAATTATTTGGTAATTTTTTATCACCCTATTTGAAAGAACTTAAATCTGAAAGTTTTAAAGAAAAAATTTATCCAATAATAAAAGAAAAAGAAATTATGTATTTCCCCAATTTAAAGGAAATTGAGGATTATATACAGTAA